In one Bacteroides intestinalis DSM 17393 genomic region, the following are encoded:
- the rplW gene encoding 50S ribosomal protein L23 has protein sequence MGIIIKPLVTEKMTAITDKANNRFGFIVRPDANKLEIKSEVEALYNVTVVDVNTVKYAGKNKSRYTKAGIINGRTNAYKKAIVTLKEGDTIDFYSNI, from the coding sequence ATGGGAATTATTATTAAACCGTTAGTAACAGAGAAAATGACAGCGATTACAGATAAGGCGAACAATCGTTTCGGCTTTATTGTACGTCCTGATGCTAACAAATTGGAAATTAAGAGTGAAGTTGAAGCCTTATATAACGTTACGGTAGTTGATGTAAATACAGTTAAGTATGCCGGTAAAAACAAAAGCCGTTATACAAAAGCAGGTATCATCAATGGTCGTACGAATGCATATAAAAAAGCAATCGTTACGTTGAAAGAAGGAGATACTATTGATTTTTATAGCAATATTTAA
- the rpsG gene encoding 30S ribosomal protein S7, translating into MRKAKPKKRVILPDPVFNDQKVSKFVNHLMYDGKKNTSYEIFYAALETVKAKLPNEEKSALEIWKKALDNVTPQVEVKSRRVGGATFQVPTEIRPDRKESVSMKNLIIFARKRGGKSMADKLAAEIMDAYNEQGGAYKRKEDMHRMAEANRAFAHFRF; encoded by the coding sequence ATGAGAAAAGCAAAACCCAAAAAACGCGTTATCCTGCCGGATCCCGTGTTTAATGATCAAAAGGTTTCAAAATTCGTAAACCATCTGATGTATGACGGAAAGAAGAATACCTCTTATGAAATCTTCTATGCCGCTTTGGAAACAGTAAAAGCAAAACTTCCTAACGAAGAAAAGTCTGCCCTTGAAATTTGGAAAAAGGCTTTGGATAATGTAACTCCGCAAGTTGAGGTTAAATCTCGTCGTGTAGGTGGTGCTACATTTCAGGTTCCGACTGAAATACGTCCGGATCGTAAGGAGTCAGTATCAATGAAAAACCTGATTATTTTTGCTCGCAAGCGTGGTGGTAAATCAATGGCTGATAAGTTAGCTGCTGAGATCATGGATGCGTATAATGAACAAGGTGGTGCTTACAAACGTAAAGAAGATATGCATAGAATGGCTGAAGCTAACCGTGCATTTGCTCATTTTAGATTCTAA
- the rplD gene encoding 50S ribosomal protein L4, whose amino-acid sequence MEVNVYNIKGEDTGRKITLNESIFGIEPNDHAIYLDVKQFMANQRQGTHKSKERSEISGSTRKIGRQKGGGGARRGDMNSPVLVGGARVFGPKPRDYYFKLNKKVKTLARKSALAYKAQNNAVVIVEDFNFEAPKTKDFVAMTKNLKVSDKKLLVILPEANKNVYLSARNVESANVQTLSGLNTYRVLNAGVVVFTESALSAIDNILM is encoded by the coding sequence ATGGAAGTTAACGTATATAACATTAAAGGTGAAGACACTGGGAGAAAGATTACGTTAAACGAATCTATCTTCGGAATTGAGCCCAACGACCACGCTATCTATTTGGACGTAAAGCAATTTATGGCTAATCAGCGTCAGGGTACACATAAATCAAAAGAAAGAAGCGAGATTAGTGGTTCTACTCGTAAGATCGGTCGTCAAAAAGGCGGCGGTGGTGCACGCCGTGGTGACATGAACTCACCGGTACTTGTCGGTGGAGCTCGTGTTTTCGGTCCTAAACCGAGAGATTACTACTTCAAGTTGAATAAAAAAGTAAAGACATTAGCTCGTAAGTCAGCTTTAGCATATAAGGCACAGAACAATGCGGTTGTTATTGTAGAAGACTTCAATTTTGAAGCTCCGAAAACGAAAGATTTTGTTGCAATGACAAAAAACCTTAAAGTTTCTGACAAAAAGCTGCTGGTAATTTTACCGGAAGCAAATAAAAATGTATATTTGTCGGCTCGTAACGTGGAAAGTGCAAATGTACAGACTCTCTCAGGATTAAATACTTACAGAGTATTGAATGCTGGGGTTGTTGTGTTTACTGAAAGCGCTCTTTCGGCTATTGACAATATCTTAATGTAA
- a CDS encoding DUF3467 domain-containing protein, giving the protein MENQEMNNHLQIELKEDIAQGIYANLAVITHSSSEFIVDFVRVMPGMPKAGVKSRIVLAPEHAKRLLRALEENIGKYERTFGTIRLLDEQPIPPMTNVKGEA; this is encoded by the coding sequence ATGGAAAATCAGGAAATGAATAATCATTTACAAATTGAACTGAAAGAAGATATTGCGCAGGGGATATATGCCAATTTAGCTGTGATTACACACTCCAGCTCTGAGTTTATTGTTGATTTTGTACGGGTGATGCCGGGAATGCCTAAAGCTGGTGTAAAATCCCGTATTGTGTTGGCACCGGAGCATGCTAAGAGACTATTGCGTGCTTTGGAAGAAAATATTGGTAAATATGAGCGTACATTTGGTACTATCAGGTTGTTGGATGAACAACCAATTCCGCCTATGACGAATGTCAAAGGGGAAGCTTGA
- the rpsL gene encoding 30S ribosomal protein S12, protein MPTIQQLVRKGREVLVEKSKSPALDSCPQRRGVCVRVYTTTPKKPNSAMRKVARVRLTNGKEVNSYIPGEGHNLQEHSIVLVRGGRVKDLPGVRYHIVRGTLDTAGVAGRTQRRSKYGTKRPKPGQQATPAKKK, encoded by the coding sequence ATGCCTACAATTCAGCAATTAGTAAGAAAAGGACGCGAGGTGTTGGTGGAGAAAAGTAAATCACCGGCTCTTGATTCATGTCCTCAAAGACGTGGCGTTTGCGTGAGAGTGTATACAACCACTCCGAAAAAGCCGAATTCTGCAATGCGTAAAGTTGCACGTGTACGTTTGACCAATGGTAAAGAGGTGAACTCTTACATTCCGGGAGAAGGACACAACTTGCAGGAACACTCTATTGTATTAGTACGTGGTGGTCGTGTTAAGGACCTTCCGGGTGTACGTTATCACATTGTTCGTGGTACATTGGATACTGCAGGTGTTGCAGGTCGTACTCAAAGACGTTCTAAATACGGAACTAAGCGTCCGAAACCAGGACAGCAAGCTACACCGGCTAAGAAAAAATAA
- the rplC gene encoding 50S ribosomal protein L3, with the protein MPGLLGKKIGMTSVFSAEGKNVPCTVIEAGPCVVTQVKSVEKDGYAAVQLGFQDKKEKHTTKPLMGHFKKAGVTPKKHLAEFKEFETELNLGDTVTVELFNDATFVDVIGTSKGKGFQGVVKRHGFGGVGQTTHGQHNRARKPGSIGACSYPAKVFKGMRMGGQLGGDRVTVQNLQVLKVLPDHNLLLIKGSVPGCKGSIVIIEK; encoded by the coding sequence ATGCCAGGATTATTAGGAAAAAAAATCGGAATGACATCCGTTTTCAGTGCCGAGGGTAAGAACGTACCATGCACTGTTATCGAAGCAGGTCCTTGTGTTGTTACTCAAGTTAAGAGTGTCGAAAAAGATGGCTATGCAGCTGTTCAGTTGGGCTTCCAGGATAAAAAGGAGAAGCATACAACTAAACCGTTGATGGGTCACTTTAAGAAGGCTGGAGTAACTCCCAAGAAACACTTGGCTGAGTTCAAAGAATTTGAAACAGAGTTAAATCTGGGTGATACTGTTACCGTAGAATTGTTTAATGACGCAACTTTTGTTGATGTTATCGGAACTTCTAAAGGTAAGGGTTTCCAAGGTGTAGTTAAAAGACATGGTTTTGGTGGTGTAGGTCAGACTACTCACGGTCAGCACAATCGTGCTCGTAAGCCGGGTTCTATCGGTGCTTGTTCATACCCTGCAAAAGTATTCAAAGGGATGCGTATGGGTGGTCAACTTGGCGGCGACAGAGTGACTGTTCAAAACTTACAGGTATTAAAGGTTCTTCCGGATCACAACCTTCTTTTGATTAAGGGGTCTGTTCCCGGTTGCAAAGGTTCAATCGTAATAATTGAGAAATAA
- the rpsJ gene encoding 30S ribosomal protein S10, producing the protein MSQKIRIKLKSYDHNLVDKSAEKIVRTVKATGAIVSGPIPLPTHKRIFTVNRSTFVNKKSREQFELSSYKRLIDIYSSTAKTVDALMKLELPSGVEVEIKV; encoded by the coding sequence ATGAGTCAAAAAATTAGAATTAAATTGAAATCTTACGACCACAACTTGGTTGACAAGTCAGCTGAGAAGATTGTAAGAACGGTGAAGGCAACGGGCGCCATCGTTAGCGGTCCGATTCCTCTCCCTACGCACAAGCGTATCTTTACCGTGAACCGTTCGACTTTCGTAAACAAGAAGTCGCGTGAACAGTTTGAACTCTCTTCTTATAAGAGACTGATCGACATCTATAGCTCAACTGCTAAGACTGTAGACGCTCTGATGAAGTTGGAGTTACCGAGTGGTGTGGAAGTAGAAATCAAAGTTTAG
- the fusA gene encoding elongation factor G: protein MAKQDLHLTRNIGIMAHIDAGKTTTSERILFYTGLTHKIGEVHDGAATMDWMAQEQERGITITSAATTTRWKYAGDTYKINLIDTPGHVDFTAEVERSLRILDGAVAAYCAVGGVEPQSETVWRQADKYNVPRIAYVNKMDRSGADFFEVVRQMKAVLGANPCPIVIPIGAEESFKGLVDLIKMKAIYWHDETMGADYTVEEIPANLVDEANEWRDKMLEKVAEFDDALMEKYFDDPSTITEEEVLRALRNATVQMAVVPMLCGSSFKNKGVQTLLDYVCAFLPSPLDTENVVGTNPDTGAEEDRKPSDDEKTSALAFKIATDPYVGRLTFFRVYSGKIEAGSYIYNSRSGKKERVSRLFQMHSNKQNPVEVIGAGDIGAGVGFKDIHTGDTLCDEDAPIVLESMDFPEPVIGIAVEPKTQKDMDKLSNGLAKLAEEDPTFTVKTDEQTGQTVISGMGELHLDIIIDRLKREFKVECNQGKPQVNYKEAITKTVNLREVYKKQSGGRGKFADIIVNIGPVDEDFTQGGLQFIDEVKGGNIPKEFIPSVQKGFTTAMKNGVLAGYPLDSLKVTLLDGSFHPVDSDQLSFEICAIQAYKSACAKAGPVLMEPIMKLEVVTPEENMGDVIGDLNKRRGQVEGMESSRSGARIVKAMVPLAEMFGYVTALRTITSGRATSSMVYSHHAQVSNSIAKAVLEEVKGRADLL from the coding sequence ATGGCTAAGCAAGATTTACATTTGACGCGTAATATTGGTATCATGGCTCACATCGATGCCGGAAAAACAACTACCTCTGAACGTATCCTGTTCTATACGGGTTTGACTCACAAAATTGGAGAAGTACATGATGGTGCTGCTACAATGGACTGGATGGCACAGGAGCAAGAACGTGGTATTACTATCACCTCTGCTGCTACTACAACTCGTTGGAAATATGCAGGTGATACTTATAAAATCAACTTGATTGATACTCCGGGACACGTTGACTTTACTGCTGAAGTAGAGCGCTCTTTGCGTATCTTGGATGGTGCTGTTGCTGCATACTGTGCAGTAGGTGGAGTTGAACCGCAGTCTGAGACTGTATGGCGCCAGGCTGATAAATATAATGTGCCACGTATTGCTTATGTGAACAAAATGGACCGTTCGGGTGCTGACTTCTTTGAGGTTGTGCGCCAGATGAAGGCTGTTTTGGGAGCTAATCCGTGTCCGATAGTTATTCCTATTGGCGCTGAGGAATCTTTTAAAGGTCTGGTGGATCTTATTAAGATGAAAGCTATTTATTGGCATGATGAAACAATGGGCGCTGACTATACAGTGGAAGAAATTCCTGCTAATCTGGTAGACGAAGCTAACGAGTGGAGAGACAAAATGCTTGAGAAAGTGGCGGAGTTTGACGATGCTTTGATGGAGAAATATTTTGATGATCCTTCTACTATTACAGAAGAAGAAGTATTGAGAGCTCTTCGCAATGCTACAGTGCAGATGGCAGTTGTTCCGATGTTGTGTGGCTCTTCATTTAAGAACAAGGGCGTACAGACTTTGCTTGACTATGTTTGTGCATTCTTGCCGTCTCCATTGGATACAGAAAATGTAGTTGGTACAAATCCTGACACAGGGGCTGAAGAAGATCGTAAGCCTAGTGATGACGAAAAAACTTCTGCTTTAGCATTTAAGATTGCAACTGACCCTTATGTAGGTCGTTTGACTTTCTTCCGTGTTTATTCGGGTAAAATAGAAGCAGGCTCTTATATTTACAACTCTCGTTCTGGTAAGAAAGAACGTGTATCTCGTTTGTTCCAGATGCACTCAAACAAGCAGAATCCGGTTGAAGTTATTGGTGCTGGTGATATTGGTGCAGGTGTTGGTTTCAAAGATATTCATACTGGTGATACCTTGTGTGATGAAGATGCACCGATTGTATTGGAATCTATGGATTTCCCGGAACCGGTTATTGGTATTGCGGTAGAACCAAAGACTCAGAAGGATATGGACAAGCTGTCTAACGGTTTGGCTAAATTGGCTGAAGAAGATCCGACGTTTACTGTGAAAACTGATGAGCAGACTGGCCAGACGGTTATTTCTGGTATGGGTGAGCTTCACTTGGATATTATTATTGACCGTCTGAAACGTGAGTTTAAGGTAGAATGTAACCAAGGTAAGCCTCAGGTTAACTACAAGGAAGCTATTACGAAGACAGTTAACTTGCGTGAAGTTTATAAGAAGCAGTCTGGTGGTCGTGGTAAATTTGCTGATATTATAGTAAATATCGGTCCGGTTGATGAAGACTTTACTCAAGGAGGCTTGCAGTTTATTGATGAAGTGAAAGGTGGTAATATTCCTAAAGAATTCATTCCATCTGTACAAAAGGGATTCACTACTGCAATGAAGAATGGTGTACTAGCTGGTTATCCTTTGGATTCACTGAAGGTGACATTGCTTGATGGTTCTTTCCACCCGGTTGACTCTGATCAATTGTCGTTTGAGATCTGTGCTATCCAAGCATATAAGAGTGCTTGTGCTAAGGCAGGTCCTGTACTTATGGAGCCTATCATGAAACTGGAAGTTGTAACTCCGGAAGAAAATATGGGTGATGTGATCGGTGACTTGAATAAGCGCCGTGGTCAGGTAGAAGGCATGGAATCAAGTCGTTCAGGTGCTCGTATTGTAAAAGCTATGGTTCCGTTGGCAGAAATGTTTGGTTATGTAACGGCTTTGCGTACTATAACTTCTGGTCGTGCTACTTCATCAATGGTTTATTCTCATCATGCTCAAGTTTCTAACTCTATTGCTAAGGCAGTATTGGAAGAAGTAAAGGGACGTGCTGATTTACTCTAA
- the rpsS gene encoding 30S ribosomal protein S19, giving the protein MSRSLKKGPYINVKLEKKVLAMNESGKKVVVKTWARASMISPDFVGHTVAVHNGNKFIPVYVTENMVGHKLGEFAPTRTFRGHAGNKKK; this is encoded by the coding sequence ATGAGTCGTTCATTAAAAAAAGGTCCGTATATTAACGTTAAGCTTGAGAAGAAAGTTCTTGCTATGAATGAATCAGGCAAGAAAGTTGTTGTTAAGACTTGGGCCAGAGCTTCAATGATTTCGCCTGATTTCGTAGGCCATACAGTTGCAGTTCATAACGGAAATAAATTTATTCCTGTATACGTTACCGAAAATATGGTAGGTCATAAGTTGGGCGAATTTGCTCCAACTCGTACTTTCAGAGGACACGCTGGTAACAAGAAAAAATAA
- the rplB gene encoding 50S ribosomal protein L2 produces MAVRKFKPTTPGQRHKIIGTFEEITARVPEKSLVFGKKSSGGRNSEGKMTMRYIGGGHKKIIRIVDFKRNKDGVPAVVKTIEYDPNRSARIALLFYADGEKRYIIAPNGLQVGATLMSGESAAPEIGNALPLQNIPVGTVIHNIELRPGQGAALVRSAGNFAQLTSREGKYCVIKLPSGEVRQILSTCKATIGSVGNSDHGLESSGKAGRSRWMGRRPRNRGVVMNPVDHPMGGGEGRASGGHPRSRKGLYAKGLKTRAPKKQSSKYIIERRKK; encoded by the coding sequence ATGGCAGTACGTAAATTTAAGCCCACAACACCGGGGCAAAGACATAAAATTATTGGTACCTTTGAGGAAATTACTGCGCGGGTACCAGAAAAATCTCTTGTTTTTGGCAAGAAATCTTCAGGTGGTCGCAACAGCGAAGGTAAGATGACTATGCGCTACATTGGTGGTGGTCATAAGAAGATTATTAGAATTGTAGATTTCAAGAGAAATAAGGACGGTGTACCTGCAGTGGTTAAAACAATTGAATATGATCCGAATCGTTCGGCTCGTATCGCTTTGTTGTTTTATGCAGATGGAGAAAAAAGATATATAATTGCTCCCAATGGATTGCAAGTAGGTGCGACTTTAATGTCAGGTGAGAGTGCTGCTCCGGAAATCGGTAATGCACTTCCTCTTCAGAATATTCCGGTTGGTACTGTAATTCATAACATTGAATTACGTCCGGGTCAAGGTGCAGCTTTGGTTCGTTCAGCTGGTAATTTTGCTCAGTTGACTTCAAGAGAAGGTAAATATTGTGTTATCAAATTACCTTCAGGTGAAGTTAGACAAATACTTAGCACTTGTAAAGCTACTATCGGTAGTGTTGGTAACTCAGATCATGGGTTGGAAAGTTCAGGTAAAGCTGGACGCTCTCGTTGGATGGGTCGTCGCCCGCGTAACCGTGGTGTTGTTATGAACCCGGTTGATCACCCGATGGGTGGTGGTGAAGGACGTGCTTCAGGAGGACACCCAAGATCTCGTAAAGGATTGTACGCTAAGGGACTTAAGACAAGAGCTCCGAAGAAACAATCGTCTAAGTATATTATTGAGAGAAGAAAGAAGTAA
- the rplV gene encoding 50S ribosomal protein L22 — protein sequence MGARKKISAEKRKEALKSMYFAKLQNVPTSPRKMRLVADMIRGMEVNRALGVLKFSSKEAAARVEKLLRSAIANWEQKNERKAESGELFVTKIFVDGGATLKRMRPAPQGRGYRIRKRSNHVTLFVGSKSNNEDQN from the coding sequence ATGGGAGCAAGAAAAAAAATATCGGCTGAAAAAAGAAAAGAAGCCCTTAAGTCCATGTATTTTGCAAAGTTGCAGAATGTTCCTACTTCCCCTCGCAAAATGCGTCTCGTGGCTGACATGATTCGCGGGATGGAAGTGAACAGAGCACTTGGCGTTTTGAAGTTTTCTTCAAAAGAAGCAGCTGCCAGAGTTGAGAAATTACTGCGCTCTGCAATTGCTAACTGGGAGCAGAAAAACGAACGTAAAGCTGAAAGTGGCGAGTTATTCGTAACAAAGATTTTTGTTGATGGTGGTGCTACACTCAAGAGAATGAGACCGGCTCCGCAGGGTAGAGGTTACAGAATTCGTAAGCGTTCAAATCACGTAACGTTGTTCGTTGGTTCTAAAAGTAATAACGAAGATCAAAATTAA